A genomic segment from Anabas testudineus chromosome 6, fAnaTes1.2, whole genome shotgun sequence encodes:
- the LOC113165957 gene encoding filamin-C-like isoform X1, protein MMSNNYGDDQLPPQYYQATDLGEEEDDEMPATEKDLAEDAPWKKIQQNTFTRWCNEHLKCVNKTITDLQRDFSDGLKLISLLEVLSQKKMYRKYHTRPNFRQMKLENVSVALEFLDREHIKLVSIDSKAIVDGNLKLILGLIWTLILHYSISMPMWDDEDDEETKKLTPKQRLLGWIQNKVPQLPINNFNRDWRDGKALGALVDNCAPGLCPDWAEWDPNKPVQNAREAMQQADDWLGVPQVIAPEEIVDPDVDEHSVMTYLSQFPKAKLKPGAPLRPKQLFPNKVKAYGPGIEPHGNKVLQPAVFTVETLEAGSGEVLVYVEDPEGHKEEAKVKPNNDKNRTYTVTYVPKVEGVHKVKVLFAGQDIDKSPYTVNVAKDMGDASKVHARGPGLEPTGNVANKPTYFDIYTAGAGNGDVSVVIVDPQGKKDTVELVLENKGNNVFRCTYRPMLEGPHTIHVLFAGQEIPKSPFTVNIAEALPVAPPKGAPLQIVPQSVRTPPGVKGGKGAPPPKPGRPTINPNACRATGRGLQPKGVRVKEVADFKVFTKGAGSGALNVSVKGPTGAEEQVKVRDAGNGVYECEYYPLKPGKYTVRITWGGQPIPRSPFEVEVGQEAGFQKVRAWGPGLKTGMVGKSADFVVEAIGTEVGTLGFSIEGPSQAKIECDDKGDGSCDVRYWPTEPGDYAVHVICDDEDIKDSPFMAHIVAATNDVFPEKLKAYGPGLQPTGVTLNKPTEFTIDARLAGKGQLKIYAQDAEGCTINIKITDKGDGTFLCVYTPVKPIKHTIIITWGDVNVPNSPFRVLVGEGSHPDRVKVYGPGVEKTGLKANEPTYFTVDCSEAGQGDISIGIKCAPGVVGPAEADIDFDIIKNDNDTFTVKYTPPGPGRYTIMVLFADQEIPSSPFKVKVDPSHDAGKVRAEGPGLNKTGVEVGTPTHFTIYTKGAGKAKPEVHFAASGPGEAVRDFEIIDNHDYSYTVKYTALQQGNMAISVTHGGDPIPKSPFHITVAPTLDIGKVKVQGLDTKVEVGKDQEFTVNTKGAGGQGNVGVKMTSPSGRPIPCKLESDKAKGTHSVKYIPPEEGQYKVDVSYDGNPVMGSPFGVEAVMPADPSKVRAFGPGLKGGIVGKPAPFTIDTKGAGAGGLGLTVEGPCEAKIECQDNGDGTCSVAYLPTEPGEYAINILFAEKHIPGSPFKATVRPAFDPSKVTASGPGLEKAKAGEPATFTVDCTRAGDGELTIEIVSETGAKAEVHIQKTAEGTFSVTYIPPFHGTHTITIKYGGHMIPQFPKMLQVEPSVDTSGVHVYGPGVEPRGVLREVTTHFIVDARALSSVGGSHVKVHILNPSGTNTESYITDKGDGTYRVEYTAFEDGMHLIEVMYDEAPVPKSPFRVSVVEGCDPTRVRAYGPGLEGGITNKPNCFTVETRGAGTGGLGLTIEGASEAKISCKDNKDGSCSVEYVPFTPGDYDVNINYGGHPIPGSPFRVLVHDPVDPSKVKCSGPGLGAGVRAHVPQTFTVDCTKAGQAQLDVKLYGPTGTVEPVGVKNNSDGTYTVHYTPAQDGPYTVAVKYADQEVPHSPFKVMSQPGHDASKVRASGPGLDKKGVSASLPVEFTIDARDAGEGLLTVQILDPEGKPKNATIQDNRDGTYTVSYVPDSTGPYTITIKYGGDEIPYSPYRIQSLPTGDASKCRLTVSIGGHGVSSLQKLQTSEDTVITVDAKAAGKGKVTCKVLTPQGMELDMDVVENHDGTFDIYYTAPEPGKYVITIRFGGQNIPKSPFQVVATNEPVVPRDTVDPLFRPVNFLVPFTPQQGEITGEVRMPSGKTARPHITDNKDGTITIKYQPTERGLHEMDIKYDGNHIPGSPLQFYVDAVNSGVVTAYGPGLSYGMVNKAATFTVVTKNAGEGGLSLAVEGPSKAEITCKDNKDGTCAVSYLPTAPGDYNIIVKFDNKHIPGSPFTAKITGDDTITRTSQLNVGTAADVSLKIAETDLSSLSASIRAPSGNEEPCLLKRLPNRHLGISFTPKEVGEHEVSVRKNGVHVANSPFKIMVGQSEIGEASRVKAFGKGLVEAHTFEMAEFFVDTRNAGYGGLALSIEGPSKVDINCEDVEDGTCRVTYCPTEPGSYTVNIKFAEKHIPGSPFTVKVTGEGRIKESITRKRQASSIASVGSTCGLNLKIPGNWFQMVSAQERLTRTFTRSSHTYTRTERTEISKTRGGETKREVRVEESTQVGGGGSPFRDVFGDFLGRESLSSFAGITARPEAVESGSQTMTAQVTSPSGKTVDADIVDGGSSTYSVRFIPQEIGPHTVNVKYRGQHVPGSPFQFTVGPMGEGGAHKVRAGGPGLERGVAGAPSEFSIWTREAGAGGLSIAVEGPSKAEISFEDRKDGSCGVSYIVKEPGDYEVSIKFNNEQIPDSPFIVPIATLSDEARRLTVTSLQEKDLKVNQEASFMVQRNGARGVVDAKVHTPSGSSEECYVTELDSDKSAIRFIPRENGIHSIDVKFNGCHIPGSPFRVRVGDPGLIGDPGMVTAHGPGLQGGTTGVSSEFVVNTSNAGSGTLSVNIDGPSKVKMDCRESPEGYKITYIPMAPGNYLITIKYGGPQHIVGSPFKAKITGARLSGGHSLHETSSVLVETVTKTSKVGGTYSSPSTASTKLTSDASKVVCRGTGLSKALLGQKNNFTVDCSKAGTNMLMVGVHGPHAPCEEVYVKHMGNKLYNVSYTIKDKGSYTVIVKWGDDNVPGSPYKVAAP, encoded by the exons ATGATGAGCAACAACTACGGCGACGACCAGCTGCCTCCACAGTATTACCAGGCCACCGATTTaggggaagaggaggacgacGAGATGCCAGCCACGGAGAAGGACCTGGCCGAGGACGCGCCATGGAAGAAGATCCAGCAGAACACCTTCACCAGGTGGTGCAACGAGCACCTCAAGTGTGTCAACAAGACCATCACCGACCTGCAGAGGGATTTTAGCGATGGGCTGAAGCTCATTTCTCTCCTGGAAGTTTTGAGCCAGAAGAAAATGTACAGAAAGTACCACACCAGACCCAACTTCCGTCAGATGAAACTTGAGAATGTGTCTGTGGCGCTCGAGTTCCTGGACAGAGAGCATATCAAACTTGTCTCAATAG ATAGCAAAGCCATTGTGGATGGGAATCTAAAGCTGATCTTGGGTCTTATCTGGACCCTCATCCTTCACTACTCAATCTCTATGCCCATGTGGGATGACGAGGATGACGAGGAGACTAAGAAGCTGACACCCAAACAGCGCTTGCTGGGCTGGATACAGAACAAAGTGCCCCAGCTGCCCATCAACAACTTCAACCGTGACTGGCGGGATGGCAAAGCCCTGGGAGCTCTGGTCGACAACTGTGCCCCCG GTTTGTGTCCTGACTGGGCTGAGTGGGACCCAAATAAGCCCGTGCAGAATGCCAGAGAAGCTATGCAGCAGGCTGACGATTGGCTGGGTGTGCCTCAG GTGATTGCCCCTGAGGAGATTGTGGACCCAGATGTGGACGAGCACTCTGTGATGACCTACCTGTCTCAGTTCCCTAAGGCAAAACTGAAGCCCGGAGCTCCTCTCAGGCCCAAACAGCTTTTTCCAAACAAGGTTAAAGCCTATGGACCAG gTATTGAGCCTCATGGCAACAAGGTGCTGCAACCAGCCGTATTCACTGTGGAGACTCTTGAAGCTGGAAGTGGTGAGGTGCTGGTCTATGTGGAGGATCCCGAGGGTCACAAAGAAGAG GCTAAGGTTAAACCCAACAATGACAAAAACCGAACCTACACTGTGACCTATGTTCCTAAAGTTGAGGGTGTCCATAAG gtgAAAGTGTTGTTTGCTGGTCAGGACATTGACAAGAGCCCCTACACAGTAAATGTGGCAAAGGACATGGGTGATGCCAGTAAAGTCCATGCTCGAGGACCAGGTCTGGAACCTACAGGCAACGTGGCCAACAAACCCACCTATTTTGACATCTATACAGCTG GTGCTGGTAATGGTGACGTCAGCGTGGTTATCGTCGATCCTCAGGGCAAAAAGGACACGGTTGAGCTCGTCCTGGAAAATAAGGGCAACAATGTTTTCCGTTGCACCTACCGTCCCATGCTAGAGGGACCTCACACCATTCACGTACTGTTTGCAGGCCAGGAGATCCCCAAGAGCCCTTTCACTGTCAACATCGCAGAGG CTCTGCCCGTTGCTCCTCCCAAGGGAGCTCCACTGCAGATAGTCCCTCAGTCAGTGCGCACCCCTCCTGGAGTGAAGGGTGGGAAGGGGGCACCCCCCCCAAAACCTGGTCGCCCAA CCATTAACCCAAATGCCTGCAGAGCGACAGGCAGAGGCCTTCAGCCTAAAGGCGTGAGAGTAAAGGAGGTTGCAGACTTCAAAGTTTTCACCAAGGGAGCTGGTAGCGGAGCACTGAACGTCTCAGTCAAAGGACCAA CTGGAGCAGAGGAGCAAGTGAAAGTGCGAGATGCTGGGAATGGTGTATATGAATGTGAATATTACCCCCTTAAGCCTGGTAAATATACAGTCAGGATCACATGGGGAGGCCAGCCCATCCCACGCAG CCCATttgaggtggaggtgggtcaGGAGGCAGGTTTTCAGAAAGTGAGGGCCTGGGGTCCTGGTCTGAAGACTGGCATGGTGGGAAAATCTGCTGACTTTGTGGTAGAGGCTATCGGCACTGAAGTTGGAACTCTGG GCTTCTCTATCGAAGGCCCATCACAAGCTAAAATTGAGTGTGATGATAAGGGTGATGGCTCCTGTGATGTACGCTACTGGCCCACTGAGCCTGGGGACTATGCTGTCCATGTCATTTGTGATGATGAGGACATTAAGGACAGCCCCTTTATGGCTCACATCGTCGCTGCGACCAATGATGTTTTCCCTGAGAAA TTGAAAGCCTATGGACCAGGCCTGCAGCCAACTGGTGTCACTTTGAACAAACCAACTGAATTCACCATTGATGCTCGCTTGGCTGGGAAGGGTCAACTCAAGATCTACGCTCAG GATGCTGAAGGCTGCACCATCAACATCAAGATCACTGACAAGGGAGACggcacatttctgtgtgtgtacactccTGTAAAGCCCATTAAGcacaccatcatcatcacctggGGAGATGTCAACGTACCCAACAGCCCCTTCAGG GTGCTGGTTGGAGAGGGTTCTCATCCAGACAGAGTCAAGGTCTATGGGCCTGGAGTGGAGAAGACAGGGCTCAAGGCTAATGAGCCAACATACTTCACTGTGGACTGCAGTGAGGCTGGACAAG GGGACATCAGCATTGGAATCAAGTGTGCCCCAGGGGTGGTTGGCCCTGCTGAGGCAGACATCGACTTTGACATCATCAAGAATGACAATGACACTTTCACTGTCAAGTACACTCCCCCTGGTCCAGGCCGATATACCATTATGGTGTTGTTTGCTGACCAA GAAATTCCCAGCAGTCCATTCAAAGTAAAAGTGGATCCTTCCCATGATGCTGGTAAAGTGAGAGCAGAGGGTCCTGGACTCAATAAGACAG GAGTGGAGGTGGGCACTCCAACCCACTTCACCATCTACACAAAGGGAGCTGGCAAGGCTAAGCCTGAGGTGCATTTTGCAGCATCAGGCCCAGGGGAGGCAGTTCGTGACTTTGAGATCATCGATAACCACGATTACTCCTACACTGTCAAGTACACAGCTCTTCAACAG GGTAACATGGCGATTTCTGTGACTCACGGAGGAGATCCCATTCCCAAGAGTCCCTTTCACATCACTGTGGCACCAACATTGGACATTGGGAAGGTGAAAGTACAGGGATTAGACACCA AAGTGGAGGTCGGAAAAGATCAGGAGTTCACGGTTAATACAAAGGGTGCTGGTGGACAGGGAAATGTAGGTGTGAAAATGACCTCACCCTCTGGTCGACCAATCCCATGCAAGTTGGAATCAGACAAAGCCAAAGGCACTCACAGTGTGAAGTACATCCCTCCCGAGGAGGGGCAGTACAAGGTTGATGTCAGCTATGATGGCAACCCAGTGATGGGAAGCCCCTTCGGGGTTGAAGCAGTGATGCCTGCTGATCCTTCAAAG GTGCGAGCTTTTGGCCCAGGCCTGAAGGGAGGCATTGTGGGTAAACCTGCTCCATTCACTATTGATACAAAGGGAGCTGGTGCAGGTGGGCTGGGCCTGACTGTGGAGGGTCCCTGTGAGGCTAAAATCGAGTGCCAGGACAACGGTGACGGCACATGCTCAGTAGCCTACCTTCCCACAGAGCCTGGAGAGTATGCCATCAACATCCTGTTTGCTGAGAAGCACATCCCTGGCTCTCCCTTCAAAGCTACAGTGCGTCCAGCCTTCGACCCTAGCAAGGTGACGGCTAGCGGTCCTGGTCTGGAGAAGGCAAAGGCAGGCGAGCCAGCAACCTTCACTGTGGACTGCACCCGAGCAGGCGATGGCGAGCTCACCATCGAAATTGTGTCCGAAACTGGGGCTAAGGCTGAAGTGCACATTCAGAAAACTGCAGAGGGGACCTTCTCTGTTACATACATCCCACCTTTTCATGGCACACACACCATCACGATCAAGTATGGTGGCCATATGATTCCTCAGTTTCCAAAGATGCTACAGGTTGAGCCCTCTGTGGACACCAGTGGGGTGCACGTATACGGGCCAGGGGTGGAGCCCAGAG GCGTCCTCAGAGAAGTCACAACTCACTTCATTGTTGATGCCCGTGCGCTGAGCAGTGTTGGAGGAAGTCATGTCAAAGTACACATTTTAAACCCCTCCGGCACCAACACAGAGAGCTACATCACTGACAAGGGAGACGGCACTTACAGAGTGGAGTACACCGCATTTGAGGATG GAATGCATCTGATTGAGGTGATGTATGATGAAGCACCTGTACCCAAGAGTCCCTTCAGAGTGTCAGTGGTGGAGGGATGTGATCCAACGCGGGTCCGTGCTTATGGACCAGGTTTGGAGGGAGGAATAACAAACAAGCCCAACTGCTTCACTGTGGAGACCAG GGGTGCTGGTACAGGAGGTCTGGGTCTGACCATTGAGGGTGCATCAGAGGCTAAAATATCCTGCAAGGACAATAAAGACGGCAGCTGTAGTGTGGAGTATGTCCCCTTCACTCCTGGAGATTATGATGTCAACATTAACTATGGAGGTCATCCGATCCCTGGCAGCCCATTCCGTGTTCTCGTTCATGACCCTGTGGACCCCAGCAAGGTGAAGTGCTCAGGTCCAGGACTGGGCGCTGGGGTCAGAGCCCATGTTCCACAAACTTTCACAGTTGACTGTACCAAGGCTGGACAGGCCCAACTAGATGTGAAACTGTACGGCCCAACAG GTACTGTGGAGCCAGTTGGTGTGAAGAACAACAGTGACGGCACCTACACAGTTCACTACACCCCAGCGCAGGATGGCCCCTACACTGTAGCTGTCAAATATGCAGACCAGGAAGTCCCACACAG TCCGTTCAAGGTAATGTCCCAGCCTGGGCATGACGCCAGTAAGGTACGTGCCAGTGGCCCTGGTCTAGACAAAAAAGGGGTTTCTGCCAGCCTGCCTGTTGAGTTCACCATTGATGCCCGTGATGCAGGAGAGGGACTACTGACTGTGCAGATTCTG GACCCAGAGGGTAAACCAAAGAATGCAACCATCCAGGACAACAGGGACGGCACCTACACTGTGTCATATGTACCTGACTCTACAGGCCCCTACACTATCACCATTAAATATGGAGGGGATGAGATTCCTTACTCCCCATACCGCATTCAGTCCCTGCCCACAGGAGACGCCAGCAAATGCCGCCTAACTG tgtctaTTGGAGGACATGGTGTCT CCAGTCTTCAGAAGCTGCAGACCTCTGAAGATACAGTTATCACCGTGGATGCCAAGGCTGCTGGGAAAGGCAAGGTGACCTGTAAGGTGCTGACCCCACAGGGAATGGAGCTGGACATGGACGTGGTTGAGAATCATGATGGGACCTTTGACATTTACTACACAGCCCCTGAACCTGGAAAATATGTAATTACCATCCGCTTTGGTGGGCAGAACATCCCTAAGAGCCCCTTCCAAGTGGTG GCCACAAATGAACCTGTTGTTCCACGTGATACTGTGGATCCTCTCTTCCGCCCTGTTAACTTCCTTGTTCCCTTCACGCCACAACAAGGAGAAATCACAG GTGAGGTGCGGATGCCTTCAGGCAAGACTGCCCGGCCGCATATCACTGACAATAAAGACGGCACCATCACAATCAAATACCAGCCAACAGAGAGAGGCCTGCATGAGATGGACATCAAATATGATGGAAACCACATTCCAG GAAGCCCTCTGCAGTTCTATGTGGATGCTGTGAACAGTGGAGTGGTGACTGCTTATGGTCCAGGTCTGAGCTATGGTATGGTCAACAAGGCTGCCACATTCACTGTGGTCACCAAAAATGCAGGAGAAG GTGGTCTGTCTCTGGCGGTGGAGGGTCCCTCTAAAGCTGAGATCACCTGTAAGGACAACAAAGATGGTACGTGTGCTGTCTCCTACCTGCCCACAGCCCCTGGAGACTATAACATCATTGTCAAGTTTGACAACAAGCACATTCCTGGGAGTCCCTTTACTGCTAAGATCACTG GGGACGACACCATAACCAGGACGTCTCAGCTGAATGTGGGCACAGCAGCTGATGTGTCCCTAAAGATCGCAGAGACTGATCTGAGCTCTCTGAGTGCCAGTATCAGAGCTCCATCAGGCAACGAGGAGCCCTGCCTGCTAAAGAGACTGCCCAACAGACACCTTG gTATTTCTTTCACCCCTAAAGAGGTTGGAGAGCATGAAGTGAGTGTGAGAAAAAATGGCGTTCATGTAGCTAATAGCCCTTTCAAGATCATGGTGGGTCAGTCAGAGATTGGAGAGGCCAGCAGAGTAAAGGCATTTGGTAAAGGCCTGGTGGAGGCGCACACTTTCGAAATGGCTGAGTTCTTTGTGGACACAAGGAATGCAG GTTATGGAGGTCTGGCATTGTCAATTGAGGGTCCGAGCAAAGTGGATATCAACTGTGAAGATGTTGAAGATGGGACGTGCAGAGTAACCTACTGTCCAACAGAACCTGGAAGTTACACTGTTAACATCAAGTTTGCTGAAAAGCACATTCCAG GAAGTCCTTTCACAGTCAAGGTTACTGGAGAAGGAAGGATCAAAGAGAGTATCACCAGAAAGAGGCAGGCTTCTTCTATTGCCTCAGTGGGTAGCACATGTGGCCTTAATCTCAAGATCCCAG GAAACTGGTTCCAGATGGTTTCAGCTCAGGAAAGGCTGACCAGGACGTTCACGCGCAGCAGCCACACATACACCCGCACTGAGCGTACGGAGATCAGCAAAACTCGTGGTGGAGAGACCAAGAGGGAGGTACGAGTGGAGGAGAGCACGCAGGTGGGAGGGGGAGGAAGCCCATTCAGAGATGTTTTTGGAGACTTTCTGGGCAGAGAGAGCCTCAGCAGCTTTGCTGGAATCACTGCCAGACCTGAAG CAGTTGAAAGTGGCTCCCAGACCATGACGGCTCAGGTGACCAGCCCCAGTGGGAAAACAGTAGATGCCGACATCGTGGATGGAGGAAGCAGCACCTACAGCGTGCGCTTCATCCCACAGGAAATCGGACCCCACACAGTCAACGTCAAATACAGAGGCCAACATGTTCCTGGAAGTCCCTTCCAGTTTACTGTGGGGCCTATGGGGGAAGGAGGAGCGCACAAGGTCCGCGCCGGAGGACCTGGCCTGGAGCGAGGCGTGGCTGGAGCACCCT CTGAATTTAGTATCTGGACCAGAGAGGCAGGTGCTGGTGGCCTGTCCATTGCTGTAGAGGGGCCAAGCAAGGCTGAAATCTCCTTTGAGGACAGGAAGGATGGTTCTTGTGGTGTATCTTACATCGTTAAAGAACCAG GCGACTATGAGGTGTCAATCAAGTTCAACAACGAGCAGATCCCTGACAGCCCATTCATTGTTCCGATTGCTACACTGTCAGATGAGGCCCGGAGGCTCACTGTCACAAGCCTTCAG GAGAAGGACTTGAAGGTAAACCAAGAAGCATCCTTCATGGTGCAGCGAAATGGGGCTCGAGGTGTGGTGGATGCCAAAGTCCACACCCCCTCCGGCTCTTCCGAGGAGTGCTATGTCACTGAGCTTGACAGTG acaaGAGTGCAATTCGCTTTATTCCACGAGAGAATGGCATTCACTCCATAGATGTCAAGTTTAATGGATGCCACATTCCTGGAAGCCCCTTTAGAGTGCGAGTGGGAGACCCGGGACTGATTGGAGACCCAGGCATGGTGACTGCACATGGCCCTGGACTGCAGGGAGGAACCACAG GTGTATCCTCAGAGTTTGTGGTCAACACCAGTAACGCAGGCTCAGGCACTCTATCCGTCAACATCGACGGACCATCTAAGGTCAAGATGGACTGTCGCGAGTCTCCTGAAGGCTACAAGATCACCTACATACCCATGGCACCTGGCAACTATCTCATCACCATCAAATACGGCGGGCCACAGCACATAGTGGGCAGCCCTTTCAAAGCTAAAATCACAG GCGCCCGACTGTCAGGAGGACACAGCCTCCATGAGACCTCCTCTGTCTTGGTTGAAACAGTTACCAAGACCTCTAAAGTGGGCGGCACCTACAGCTCCCCCTCCACCGCCTCAACCAAACTGACATCTGATGCCAGCAAAGTGGTCTGTCGTGGCACAGGGTTGTCCAAGGCGTTGTTgggacagaaaaacaactttacagtagactgcagcaaagcag GCACCAACATGCTCATGGTGGGCGTGCACGGACCCCATGCTCCATGTGAGGAAGTGTATGTCAAACACATGGGCAACAAGCTCTACAATGTCTCCTACACTATCAAGGACAAGGGCAGCTACACTGTCATCGTCAAATGGGGTGACGACAACGTCCCTGGGAGCCCCTATAAAGTGGCTGCACCCTAA